From the genome of Desertifilum tharense IPPAS B-1220:
GGAAGCAGCACATAAGAGAAAGCGCTTGATTTGCATAGCCCTTGCACGCTCTGTAGGTACGATCTGAAATGAACTTACTTTTATGACACAGATTAAAATCTCAGGTTCCGGATTGGCAAGGTTAAGAAATTTAAGAACTGGCGGGCTTTCTAGGAATTTCTTAAAATAAGTACGTGAAATCTCGGATCGATTTGGCGGTTCTTTTAAGAATTGGGCATAACTATCTTGGATTTAAGATAAACCCGTCCGTATATTCTCCAACTTGTTGTTGCGCGCCGGATTAGGATAAAACATCATGGATCAACCGATACAAGCATCACCTGGCTCTCGTCCCAAAAGCCCTCCCCCACCGCCGCCCCAAGTGCCTCCCGGTCAAGTCCGGCAGGTTCCCAGAGGAGTGACCATCAAACAAATTATCAAAGATGCCCACGATCGCAAAGCCTCTGATATTCACATCCGCGTCGGTCAGGCAACGCGCTACCGAATTCGCGGAGAAATGGTCATTGTTGAAGCCCTCCCCAAAGTCACCCCAGAACAGTTTGAGGGATTTCTCGCCGAAATTTTAACCCCCGCCCAGCGCCAAAAATTTGCGGAAGAAAAAGAACTCGACACCGCTATTTTTTACCCCGGCTTCCTGCGCGGTCGGATCAACTGCTTCGAGTCGCTAACCGGGGGGGCAATTGTGATCCGGTTAATTAGCTTAGATGTCCCCACCATCGACGATTTAGGCTTACCAGAAGTCCTCAAAAGCATTATTACCCGCCCCCAAGGACTAGTTCTCGTCACCGGCCCCACCGGATCGGGGAAATCGACCACAATGGCAGCGATGATTCGCCACCTCAACGAAACTGAGTCTCGGCATATTGTCACCATTGAAGACCCCATTGAATACGTCCACGCCTCGCAAAACTGCCTGATTA
Proteins encoded in this window:
- a CDS encoding type IV pilus twitching motility protein PilT — its product is MDQPIQASPGSRPKSPPPPPPQVPPGQVRQVPRGVTIKQIIKDAHDRKASDIHIRVGQATRYRIRGEMVIVEALPKVTPEQFEGFLAEILTPAQRQKFAEEKELDTAIFYPGFLRGRINCFESLTGGAIVIRLISLDVPTIDDLGLPEVLKSIITRPQGLVLVTGPTGSGKSTTMAAMIRHLNETESRHIVTIEDPIEYVHASQNCLISQREVGLHTHEFHQALRAVLREDPDVILIGEMRDRITVNTALQAAQTGHLVLGTLHTRSAINSLNRLLNLYDTDEQQAMRIQITDSLVAVIAQLLLPTTDGRRTAAHEILVNTPAMQDFLLKGQEEEAKQLMEIDTIEGMQTLNSALYHLALTGRITIEEAKRVSSDPSDLDRLFRTGGFSAHTNARDFGV